A DNA window from Candidatus Saccharibacteria bacterium oral taxon 955 contains the following coding sequences:
- a CDS encoding glycosyltransferase, with the protein MSKQPLVSIIIPVYNEEANLKWHHDLLRDYLKKLPQSFEIIYINDGSSDGSLTILKDIVKKDKLARYISFSRNFGKEAATTAGLAKAKGDAAIMIDADGQHPAEMIETFIREWQAGYATVIGVRTTDGGAGFMKSLGSRGFYFILQLLGADNSSQHGLTDFRLIDRKIIDQYNKLTEHDRVTRNLLDWLGYSRKLIQFEANERHAGDASYSFRKLTKLAINGIVKHSTRPLKFIGIAGFLVALVAGLLGIFMVIEKYLLKDALNLSFTGTSLLAVFLSFMVGIVLFCQGLLALYLENVYYETQNRPIYIIEEEG; encoded by the coding sequence ATGAGCAAACAACCTCTCGTCAGTATCATAATCCCCGTCTACAACGAGGAGGCTAATCTGAAATGGCATCATGACCTCCTCAGAGATTATCTAAAGAAACTCCCTCAATCATTTGAAATTATCTATATTAACGACGGCAGTAGCGACGGATCGCTAACCATACTAAAAGATATCGTGAAAAAAGATAAGCTAGCGCGCTACATCTCGTTCTCACGCAACTTTGGCAAAGAGGCAGCAACTACAGCTGGACTCGCCAAAGCAAAAGGTGACGCAGCAATTATGATTGACGCCGACGGCCAACACCCCGCCGAGATGATTGAAACATTCATTCGCGAGTGGCAAGCTGGCTACGCAACTGTTATCGGGGTTCGTACAACTGATGGCGGGGCCGGGTTTATGAAGAGCCTAGGCTCACGTGGTTTTTACTTTATCCTTCAACTACTTGGCGCCGACAACAGTAGCCAGCACGGGCTAACCGATTTCAGATTAATCGACCGAAAAATTATTGATCAATACAACAAGCTTACCGAACATGATCGCGTAACCCGAAACCTCCTCGACTGGCTAGGCTACTCTCGTAAGCTTATTCAGTTTGAAGCCAACGAACGCCACGCCGGTGATGCATCATACTCATTCAGAAAGCTAACCAAACTCGCCATTAACGGTATAGTTAAACACTCGACAAGGCCACTAAAATTTATCGGTATCGCTGGATTTCTAGTCGCTCTAGTTGCGGGGCTACTCGGCATATTTATGGTTATCGAAAAATACCTGCTAAAGGATGCTCTGAACCTATCGTTTACTGGCACCTCACTTCTCGCCGTGTTCTTAAGTTTTATGGTAGGAATTGTCCTATTTTGTCAGGGTCTACTGGCTCTATATTTAGAAAACGTCTACTACGAAACCCAGAACCGTCCTATATATATCATTGAGGAAGAGGGGTAG
- a CDS encoding glycosyltransferase, translating to MKIGVLIDRLNVGGVEKIAIEEVRALIEAGHDAYLVVLRRKAVVENAFPDLLKDVPVIYLDDRLPSIFRFSFGFPLFFFFSLFHLTYPLLLPFKVKRNEFDYLIVHGTYTIFTAIQLKKRRQIPFSGFVWDPASYLMQRVYRPKIPHLIHALLLPIARTLDKHVIRAMNSVLVGGTAHNSFIKQADPDAKIDVVYPSVHPTQRPANKDEYVFVMTAWKEGKHPEYLIELAKALPNLKIKMGGKWIDPDYRARFETMLKEAKVTSSIEVLGSLDEQELARLYRKALVVLQTNDDRGFGMPALEAAAQGTTFIIPKGQGVCDLFTDGVHGFYTKEKDTKTIVKKLQTLISDPKMAGEMGKKALKEVKAHYSWKIHAQQLVDIIQRNCAKQ from the coding sequence ATGAAAATCGGGGTACTGATTGATCGACTCAATGTCGGAGGCGTCGAGAAAATCGCTATCGAGGAGGTTCGCGCCCTAATAGAAGCCGGACACGATGCCTATCTAGTGGTACTCCGCAGGAAAGCTGTTGTCGAAAACGCCTTTCCTGACCTCTTAAAAGACGTACCGGTCATCTATCTAGACGATCGACTCCCGTCTATTTTTAGGTTTTCTTTTGGCTTTCCGCTGTTCTTTTTCTTTTCGCTATTTCATCTGACCTACCCGCTATTACTTCCCTTCAAGGTCAAAAGAAATGAGTTTGACTATTTAATAGTTCACGGTACCTATACGATATTTACAGCTATCCAGCTAAAAAAACGCCGACAAATTCCATTTTCAGGCTTTGTCTGGGATCCTGCGTCATACCTGATGCAACGCGTCTATAGGCCCAAGATTCCACATCTAATACACGCTCTACTGTTACCGATAGCGCGTACACTTGATAAGCACGTCATCAGGGCGATGAATAGCGTCCTTGTTGGCGGGACGGCCCATAATAGTTTCATCAAGCAGGCTGATCCCGATGCAAAAATTGACGTCGTCTATCCATCGGTTCACCCTACGCAACGCCCCGCCAATAAGGATGAATATGTATTTGTTATGACAGCCTGGAAAGAGGGCAAACACCCCGAATATCTCATAGAGCTAGCAAAGGCTCTGCCTAACTTAAAAATTAAAATGGGCGGTAAGTGGATTGATCCTGATTATCGTGCTAGGTTTGAAACCATGCTAAAAGAGGCTAAAGTCACCTCGTCTATTGAGGTGCTTGGTAGTCTTGATGAGCAAGAGCTAGCCAGACTATACCGCAAGGCTCTCGTCGTCCTACAAACCAACGATGATCGAGGCTTTGGCATGCCAGCACTTGAAGCCGCCGCCCAAGGAACAACTTTCATCATACCGAAAGGACAAGGGGTGTGCGACCTCTTCACCGACGGCGTTCACGGCTTCTACACCAAAGAAAAAGATACAAAAACTATAGTAAAAAAACTCCAGACACTTATCTCTGACCCTAAAATGGCTGGCGAGATGGGCAAAAAAGCCCTCAAAGAAGTCAAGGCTCACTATTCTTGGAAAATCCACGCCCAGCAGCTAGTTGATATTATTCAGCGTAATTGCGCCAAGCAATAA
- a CDS encoding glycosyltransferase, whose product MNSKLVSIVVPTKNSARTLDNCLSSLSKQTYKNIEIILVDNHSTDGTKEIARHYTPHVYTKGPERSYQRNYAMTKARGEYVCIIDSDMNLEPDVIKQCVEQIKSAKDIVGVIIPEESFGTGFWAQCKKLERSFYVGIPYMEAARFFYRKDFNEIGGYDVKMVSGEDWDLSQRIEAKGKFTHTKAYIHHDEGKISLLRTIQKKLYYAKCFASYTSNSNDQKKVSQQTSIFGRYKLFFSHPKKLFRNPILGLGMLFMKTCEFGFGGIGYLLARRTKRG is encoded by the coding sequence ATGAATTCTAAGCTCGTCTCTATCGTCGTACCGACAAAAAACTCTGCTCGAACCCTCGACAACTGCCTATCCTCCCTGTCTAAGCAGACCTATAAAAATATCGAGATAATTCTAGTCGATAACCATTCAACTGATGGCACAAAAGAAATTGCCAGACACTACACCCCTCACGTATACACAAAGGGACCCGAGCGAAGTTATCAGCGTAACTATGCCATGACAAAGGCGCGTGGTGAATATGTCTGCATTATTGATAGCGACATGAACCTAGAGCCAGACGTCATCAAACAGTGTGTCGAGCAAATCAAATCTGCAAAAGATATTGTCGGCGTCATCATACCCGAGGAATCGTTTGGTACTGGTTTTTGGGCGCAGTGCAAAAAACTAGAGCGTAGTTTTTATGTTGGTATACCTTATATGGAGGCCGCTCGGTTCTTTTATCGAAAGGATTTCAACGAGATCGGTGGGTATGACGTCAAGATGGTGAGCGGCGAGGACTGGGATCTGTCGCAAAGAATTGAAGCAAAAGGCAAGTTTACACACACCAAAGCCTACATTCACCACGACGAAGGAAAGATTTCCCTCCTGAGAACAATTCAAAAAAAACTTTACTACGCAAAATGCTTCGCCTCATACACAAGTAACTCCAACGACCAAAAAAAAGTCAGCCAACAGACCAGTATTTTTGGTAGATATAAGTTATTTTTCTCACACCCGAAAAAGCTATTTCGTAACCCAATACTAGGTCTAGGTATGCTGTTTATGAAAACTTGTGAATTTGGTTTTGGTGGAATTGGTTACTTATTAGCACGCCGCACTAAACGAGGTTAA
- a CDS encoding aminotransferase class V-fold PLP-dependent enzyme, whose product MIRLIKSTFYNEQDTKNKLVDFVQKAEILSFGQECIKFEEAFANWQGREHCMFVNSGSSANLAIIQALLNLGRIKRGDKVGFSALTWSTNAMPLIELGLEVVPVDVELNTLNVSSSTLKKVLEKTDIKMMFITNLLGFCDDIDEIKRICDEKNIILVEDNCESLGTVYKGKKLGNYGLASTFSFYVGHHMSTIEGGAICTDDEELATMVRLVRAHGWDRNLAEKHQQEIRTKHNVNSSFYSRYTFYDLGYNLRPTEINGFIGNTQIPYLDEIVRIRQETFLHFAEEIYKRSDLFYPIKHDHLDVASNFAVPVICKSQEIRDRLVAECDGIVELRPIVGGDMTKQPFFAKYESSTVLENSNAGLIHEQGLYFGNNPELTREEISKILDIFAK is encoded by the coding sequence ATGATCAGACTTATTAAATCAACTTTCTACAACGAGCAGGACACCAAAAACAAGCTGGTAGATTTCGTACAAAAAGCAGAGATCCTAAGCTTTGGACAAGAGTGTATAAAATTTGAAGAAGCATTTGCTAACTGGCAAGGCAGAGAGCATTGTATGTTTGTCAATAGCGGAAGCTCTGCTAACCTCGCTATTATCCAGGCCTTACTAAACTTGGGCCGTATCAAGCGCGGCGACAAGGTCGGCTTCTCGGCTCTCACTTGGTCAACAAACGCTATGCCGCTTATTGAGCTAGGACTAGAAGTAGTACCTGTCGACGTCGAATTAAACACACTAAACGTCTCTAGCTCAACCCTCAAAAAAGTTCTCGAAAAAACCGATATCAAAATGATGTTCATCACCAACCTACTCGGGTTTTGCGATGATATCGACGAAATCAAGCGTATTTGCGACGAAAAGAATATTATTTTGGTCGAGGACAACTGTGAGTCACTAGGCACTGTCTACAAGGGCAAAAAGCTTGGTAACTATGGACTAGCTAGCACCTTCTCCTTCTATGTAGGCCACCATATGTCGACGATCGAAGGCGGTGCGATTTGTACTGATGACGAAGAGCTAGCGACCATGGTACGCCTAGTTCGCGCTCATGGCTGGGACCGAAACCTTGCCGAAAAACACCAGCAAGAAATTCGCACCAAGCACAACGTCAACAGTTCATTCTATTCACGTTACACTTTCTATGACCTAGGCTACAACCTACGACCTACCGAGATAAATGGCTTCATCGGCAACACGCAAATACCATATCTAGATGAGATTGTCCGTATCCGGCAAGAAACATTCCTTCACTTTGCAGAAGAAATCTATAAACGGAGCGACCTTTTCTATCCAATCAAACATGATCATCTCGATGTAGCGTCGAACTTCGCCGTTCCAGTCATATGTAAATCCCAAGAAATCCGAGATCGTCTGGTCGCGGAATGTGACGGGATCGTCGAACTTCGCCCAATCGTTGGCGGCGACATGACAAAACAGCCTTTCTTTGCAAAATACGAGAGCTCGACCGTACTCGAGAATTCAAATGCAGGCCTAATCCACGAGCAGGGTCTTTATTTTGGCAACAACCCAGAACTAACCAGAGAAGAGATATCAAAGATACTTGATATCTTTGCGAAATAG